The following coding sequences lie in one Thermomicrobium sp. 4228-Ro genomic window:
- a CDS encoding response regulator transcription factor — MSLRSLAIQRCPEGEMARILVVEDDVRIAKLLELYLRRDGHAVVTVTDGTEALAVFERERPDLVILDLLLPGTHGRDVCRAIRTRHATPILMLTALDDERDIVEGLDLGADDYVTKPFKPNELLARVRALLRRASGPPVRELVVGDLRIDRDGRQAFIGDQPIALRPREFDLLVVLATHAGRVVPRRRLLQLVWSDEYLDEESRTLDVHVNRLRQKLASSQVRLESVRGVGYRLTLSES; from the coding sequence ATGTCGCTGCGCTCGCTGGCTATCCAGCGGTGCCCTGAGGGTGAAATGGCACGGATTCTCGTCGTCGAGGACGACGTCCGGATCGCGAAGCTCCTCGAACTGTATCTCCGGCGTGACGGGCATGCAGTCGTCACCGTCACCGATGGAACGGAAGCGCTCGCCGTCTTCGAGCGCGAGCGACCGGATCTCGTCATTCTCGATCTCCTGCTGCCAGGGACACACGGCCGGGACGTCTGCCGGGCCATCCGCACACGTCATGCGACGCCGATCTTGATGTTGACCGCGCTGGACGACGAGCGCGACATCGTCGAGGGGCTCGACCTCGGCGCCGACGACTACGTGACCAAACCGTTCAAGCCGAACGAACTCCTGGCTCGCGTCCGTGCGTTGCTTCGACGCGCCAGCGGCCCACCGGTGCGCGAACTGGTCGTCGGTGACCTCCGGATCGACCGCGACGGACGACAAGCCTTCATCGGTGACCAGCCGATCGCGTTGCGTCCCCGCGAGTTCGATCTTCTCGTCGTGCTCGCGACGCACGCAGGCCGGGTCGTGCCGCGCCGGCGACTCTTGCAGCTCGTGTGGTCGGACGAGTATCTGGACGAGGAATCCCGGACACTCGACGTCCACGTGAACCGGCTGCGCCAGAAACTCGCTAGCAGTCAGGTACGTCTCGAGAGCGTCCGTGGCGTCGGCTATCGTCTCACACTCAGCGAATCTTGA
- a CDS encoding flippase activity-associated protein Agl23: MSTPVPSPAARPTIRLRLGAQLARPTVEQLAYLLIAALAFVTRFWDLGSRTLHHDESLHTYFSWVYEQGNGYIHHPMMHGPALFHLDALAYLLLGSSDWASRVPAALFGVVLVLLPVLLRGDRFLGRWGALAASVFLLVSPSVLYFSRFIRHDIFAVTATVLWFVCFLRYVERPERRWIVLFLITGAFMLTTHEVTFVSAFILVTFVALAFAARVAPIVLATSGMALTAFGLLLVLFDRLGVPGPPPIPWENPTREAIATFTIRLLTHPITLAAIGIGLLWILWSWRLVARSKPAGQSWNDWLSQAAPPGSIARALGNAWSDRAGLAWGASIGLALFVTLYTSLFTNLGGLASGTFGALGYWLGQHGVQRGEQPWFYYLVMMPQYEPVAVLAFPIGVAAAVWGGLRTVLGGAPFPRRWQTGAFLVYWSALMLAVLSWAGEKMPWLVIHISVPMCLLAGLLAGQLLERLEDAWRIWRLSQRHVALALALLTVLLLAQWYLAMSWLTAGPYDSTTGVPLRTVRAGSAEWLRLAWIPLLVAVILLLATAVDRGWRPYGRTLALAWIAALMLFQVHAGWRVTYREGDVPRDMLIYVQTSPHVVQLTRDLERLSLELTGGMGLEVWYDSGTQWPMNWYLREFPNRRYFGTTISALPEHPPPIILYSLEYLRPETDTLLRGTYTAFDYPMRWWYPEETTYRAFAIAPELKTPSRQNLQTNEPPPYSLLDVLRSVWRSIATAREPEQQAKLFRLVTMRELPSPIGSYRFRVYVRNDLVPAFREARIDQPRLEAVLAVPPVPTGGETIR, translated from the coding sequence ATGAGCACACCAGTACCGTCACCCGCTGCGAGACCGACCATCCGACTCCGGCTCGGCGCACAGCTCGCTCGGCCAACAGTCGAACAGCTGGCCTACCTGCTGATCGCTGCCCTTGCCTTCGTGACCCGCTTCTGGGATCTCGGATCGCGCACGCTCCACCACGACGAGTCACTGCACACCTACTTTTCCTGGGTCTACGAGCAGGGAAACGGGTATATCCATCACCCGATGATGCACGGGCCGGCCCTCTTCCACCTCGACGCGCTCGCTTACCTCCTCTTGGGCAGTAGCGACTGGGCCTCGCGCGTGCCGGCTGCCCTGTTCGGTGTCGTCCTCGTCCTCTTGCCTGTCCTGCTGCGTGGTGACCGGTTCCTCGGACGCTGGGGCGCACTCGCGGCCAGTGTCTTCCTCCTGGTTTCTCCCTCGGTACTCTACTTCAGTCGATTCATCCGACACGACATCTTCGCTGTGACCGCCACAGTTCTCTGGTTCGTCTGCTTCTTGCGTTACGTGGAACGTCCAGAACGACGCTGGATCGTGCTGTTCCTGATCACCGGTGCCTTCATGCTCACGACGCACGAGGTCACGTTCGTTTCGGCATTCATCCTGGTCACGTTCGTCGCGCTGGCCTTCGCCGCGCGTGTCGCACCGATCGTCCTCGCCACCAGTGGCATGGCCCTCACAGCCTTCGGCCTCCTCCTCGTCCTCTTCGACCGGCTCGGTGTGCCTGGTCCACCACCCATACCATGGGAGAATCCGACGCGCGAAGCGATCGCCACCTTCACGATCCGCCTCCTGACCCATCCCATCACGCTCGCGGCGATCGGGATCGGCCTCCTCTGGATACTGTGGAGCTGGCGTCTCGTGGCTCGCTCGAAGCCAGCCGGCCAGTCCTGGAACGACTGGCTCAGCCAGGCTGCACCGCCAGGCTCGATCGCACGAGCACTCGGGAATGCGTGGAGCGACCGCGCAGGACTCGCCTGGGGCGCGAGCATCGGCCTCGCCCTCTTCGTCACGCTCTACACCAGTCTCTTCACGAACCTCGGTGGTCTCGCCAGCGGCACGTTCGGCGCGCTCGGCTACTGGCTCGGCCAGCATGGCGTCCAGCGCGGTGAGCAGCCCTGGTTCTATTATCTCGTCATGATGCCGCAGTACGAGCCGGTGGCGGTGCTCGCCTTCCCGATCGGTGTCGCAGCCGCCGTTTGGGGTGGCCTCCGCACTGTCCTGGGTGGCGCACCGTTTCCGCGCCGCTGGCAGACCGGGGCCTTCCTCGTCTACTGGAGCGCTCTCATGCTCGCCGTCCTCTCCTGGGCTGGCGAAAAAATGCCCTGGCTGGTCATCCATATCAGCGTGCCGATGTGCCTGCTGGCCGGACTCCTGGCTGGCCAGCTCCTCGAGCGTCTGGAGGACGCGTGGCGCATCTGGCGTCTCTCCCAGCGCCACGTCGCCCTTGCGCTCGCGCTCCTCACCGTGCTCCTGCTCGCCCAGTGGTACCTCGCCATGAGCTGGCTCACCGCTGGCCCATACGACAGCACGACCGGTGTTCCTCTGCGCACCGTCCGAGCAGGCAGCGCGGAGTGGCTGCGTCTGGCATGGATCCCGCTTCTCGTCGCCGTGATCCTGCTCCTGGCCACTGCGGTCGATCGCGGTTGGCGGCCGTACGGGCGCACGCTCGCCCTGGCCTGGATAGCGGCTCTCATGCTCTTCCAGGTCCACGCTGGTTGGCGCGTAACGTATCGGGAAGGCGATGTCCCGCGGGACATGTTGATCTACGTCCAGACCTCACCGCACGTCGTCCAGCTCACGCGTGACCTCGAGCGCCTGTCGCTCGAGCTGACCGGTGGCATGGGGCTGGAGGTGTGGTACGACTCGGGCACGCAGTGGCCGATGAACTGGTATCTCCGCGAATTTCCGAATCGGCGCTACTTCGGCACCACGATCTCGGCGCTGCCCGAGCATCCGCCGCCGATCATTCTGTACTCGCTGGAATACCTCCGGCCCGAAACCGACACGCTCCTGCGCGGCACGTACACCGCCTTCGACTACCCGATGCGCTGGTGGTATCCGGAGGAGACGACGTACCGCGCCTTCGCGATCGCGCCGGAACTCAAGACACCGTCGCGGCAAAACCTGCAGACCAACGAACCGCCTCCGTACTCGCTTCTGGACGTCTTGCGCAGCGTCTGGCGCAGCATCGCGACCGCTCGGGAACCCGAACAGCAAGCCAAACTGTTCCGGCTCGTCACGATGCGCGAGCTTCCGTCACCGATCGGTTCCTACCGTTTCCGCGTCTACGTGCGCAACGACCTCGTACCAGCCTTCCGCGAGGCACGGATCGATCAGCCGCGGCTCGAGGCGGTCCTCGCGGTGCCACCGGTTCCGACCGGAGGGGAGACGATACGATGA
- a CDS encoding pyruvate, water dikinase regulatory protein, with amino-acid sequence MAESSRPRCTVFLVSDGVGTTAQAVLDAAMAQFPHVDFEVRRFPGVRTLDQVKEVVEEAERANGIIVHTVVIVEIRRLLVRECHARLIDHVDLLGPLLGQISQKVGVEPLLRPGAARGVGPEYFQRIEAIQYTVRHDDGQGLETLGEADIVLVGVSRTSKTPLSVYLSMSGWKVANVPIILNVPPPPQLRQIDQRKIVGLTIDKDELVRIRQHRLQALGGSLPGEYADPEKIAEELIYFRRVARSGYPWPLVNITGKSIEEIAKEVVSIIQRQRLRGLIGAGEGNAD; translated from the coding sequence ATGGCGGAATCGTCACGGCCACGCTGTACCGTCTTTCTGGTATCCGACGGAGTCGGTACGACTGCCCAAGCGGTTCTCGACGCGGCGATGGCGCAGTTCCCCCATGTCGATTTCGAAGTGAGACGGTTCCCAGGGGTGCGGACACTCGATCAAGTGAAGGAGGTTGTCGAAGAGGCGGAGCGTGCGAATGGGATCATCGTCCATACCGTCGTCATCGTGGAGATTCGTCGCCTCCTCGTGCGGGAGTGCCATGCCCGCCTTATCGACCATGTCGATCTGTTGGGACCGCTGTTGGGTCAGATCTCGCAAAAAGTGGGTGTGGAACCACTGCTCAGGCCGGGTGCTGCGCGTGGTGTGGGGCCTGAGTACTTCCAGCGGATCGAGGCGATCCAATATACGGTGCGCCACGACGATGGCCAGGGACTCGAGACGCTCGGTGAAGCTGATATCGTCCTCGTTGGGGTCTCCCGCACGTCCAAGACACCGTTGTCAGTGTACCTGTCGATGTCGGGTTGGAAGGTTGCGAACGTCCCGATCATCCTGAACGTTCCGCCACCACCGCAGCTCCGACAGATCGATCAGCGCAAGATCGTTGGCCTTACCATCGATAAGGACGAGCTCGTCCGTATCCGTCAGCACCGCTTGCAAGCACTCGGCGGTTCCTTACCCGGCGAATATGCCGACCCAGAGAAGATTGCTGAGGAGCTGATTTACTTCCGGCGAGTCGCGCGCAGCGGCTATCCCTGGCCGCTCGTGAACATCACCGGGAAATCGATCGAAGAGATCGCTAAAGAAGTGGTGTCGATCATCCAGCGGCAGCGCTTGCGCGGGCTGATCGGCGCCGGCGAGGGAAACGCTGACTGA
- the sppA gene encoding signal peptide peptidase SppA, with translation MGRRTRRVWWIVGVSLLLVVSCVATTAGFAWLVSGGVNSWFEQPHVAEIRVRGTIVLRGSGGLLTGEAASAERIVEQLDRARENPKAKVILLRVDSPGGGVNAAREIWAAVRRVQDAGKPVVAFFEDTAASGGYYISASADRIVAMPDTITGSIGVIAIVPDLSGLYEKVGIRYQVVKSGEFKDMLSSDRPMTPEERAILERLIQEAYDEFVRVVAEGRGLPEEQVRELADGRIYTGRQAAELGLVDELGGYRDARAVAGQLAGLGSEPPVRVYSAPPSFWETLSGTAASLLFGTEQGPAVVVPTGPIDVRYELGW, from the coding sequence GTGGGACGACGGACACGACGTGTCTGGTGGATCGTCGGGGTATCGCTGCTCCTCGTGGTGAGCTGCGTGGCCACGACTGCGGGCTTCGCTTGGCTGGTTTCGGGAGGGGTGAACAGCTGGTTCGAGCAGCCGCACGTGGCGGAGATCCGTGTGCGCGGCACGATCGTCTTACGCGGCAGTGGCGGCCTCCTGACCGGTGAGGCGGCGAGTGCCGAGCGGATCGTCGAGCAGCTCGACCGAGCCAGGGAGAATCCGAAGGCCAAAGTCATACTGCTCCGGGTCGATAGCCCGGGCGGTGGCGTGAATGCCGCCCGCGAGATCTGGGCGGCAGTCCGGCGGGTGCAGGATGCGGGGAAACCGGTCGTCGCGTTCTTCGAGGACACCGCAGCGTCCGGAGGCTACTATATCAGTGCCTCGGCTGACCGTATCGTGGCGATGCCCGACACCATAACCGGCAGTATCGGTGTGATTGCAATCGTTCCGGATCTTTCCGGTCTGTACGAGAAGGTGGGGATCCGGTACCAGGTCGTCAAGAGTGGCGAATTCAAGGATATGCTCTCGAGCGATCGGCCGATGACTCCTGAAGAGCGAGCGATTCTCGAACGCCTCATCCAGGAAGCGTACGATGAGTTCGTGCGGGTTGTTGCCGAGGGACGAGGCCTCCCGGAGGAACAGGTGCGCGAGCTTGCCGACGGCCGGATCTATACGGGGCGCCAGGCAGCCGAGCTGGGTTTGGTCGACGAGCTGGGTGGCTACCGCGATGCGCGAGCAGTCGCTGGCCAACTCGCTGGCTTGGGGAGCGAGCCCCCTGTTCGGGTCTACAGTGCCCCGCCCAGTTTCTGGGAAACGTTGAGCGGGACGGCTGCGTCATTGCTCTTCGGCACCGAACAAGGGCCGGCCGTCGTCGTGCCGACCGGCCCCATCGACGTGCGGTACGAACTCGGCTGGTAG
- a CDS encoding slipin family protein codes for MGLTSLITGAVVVVLVLMFLSSMIKVVQEYERGVVFRLGRLVGPRGPGLILLIPIIERMVKVDLRVVTMDIPVQEVITRDNVTVRVNAVAYFRVVDPNAAVVNVADFIRATSQIAQTTLRSVLGQVELDELLAEREKINQKLQEIIDEQTEPWGVKVSIVEIKDVELPESMQRAMARQAEAEREKRAKIIHAEGELAAAGQLAEAARTLLSVPGALQLRFLQTLTEIATERNSTIIFPVPIDLITPFLEDRRARVAPVAQPSADD; via the coding sequence ATGGGTCTCACGTCACTGATTACCGGCGCGGTCGTTGTCGTCCTCGTCCTGATGTTCCTGAGCTCGATGATCAAGGTGGTTCAGGAGTACGAGCGGGGCGTCGTTTTCCGGCTCGGGCGACTCGTCGGACCCCGCGGGCCAGGGCTGATCCTGCTCATCCCGATCATCGAGCGCATGGTCAAGGTCGACCTCCGCGTCGTGACCATGGACATCCCTGTCCAGGAGGTCATCACGCGCGATAACGTCACCGTCCGGGTGAATGCCGTCGCCTATTTCCGCGTCGTCGATCCGAACGCGGCCGTCGTCAATGTCGCCGACTTCATCCGTGCGACGTCCCAAATCGCGCAGACCACCCTGCGGAGCGTCCTCGGGCAAGTCGAGCTCGACGAGCTGCTGGCCGAGCGCGAGAAGATCAATCAGAAGTTGCAGGAAATCATCGACGAGCAAACCGAGCCGTGGGGCGTCAAGGTCAGCATCGTCGAGATCAAGGACGTCGAACTCCCCGAGTCGATGCAGCGCGCGATGGCTCGTCAGGCCGAAGCCGAACGCGAAAAGCGCGCCAAGATCATTCACGCCGAGGGCGAACTCGCCGCGGCAGGTCAGCTCGCCGAAGCCGCACGGACGCTCTTGAGCGTACCGGGAGCACTCCAACTGCGCTTCCTCCAGACCCTGACCGAGATCGCGACCGAGCGGAACAGCACGATCATCTTCCCGGTCCCGATCGACCTGATCACGCCCTTCCTGGAGGATCGGCGCGCACGCGTAGCACCCGTCGCTCAGCCGAGTGCCGACGATTGA